ATGGGTCAGTTCGTCTATCGTATTCACGCGATTCAGCGGATGTTTGAGCGCCAAATCCAGCGATCTGTGGTTGAGGCTGTCGTTGATTCGGGGACAACGATCGAGAGCTATCCAGAGGATACGCCATACCCAAGCCGCTTGGTGTTGGGTTGGGATCGCGGTCGCCCTATGCACGTAGTGGTCGCAGACGATCTGGAGGATGATGAGACCGTAGTCACCACTGTCTATCTGCCGGACCCAATGCGATGGAACGCTAGCTCCTCAAGGAGGCTGCAATGAAATGTGCTATCTGTAAGAGTGGTAAGTTAGAAGAAGGTGTGACTGCCGTAACCGTCGAACGGGGCGGCACTCTTGTCGTGTTTCGTCGAGTCCCTGCAAGAATTTGCCCAAACTGCGGCGAGAGCTACCTCGAAGCAGCAGTGGTGGACGCGGTATGCCAGGCTGGAGATGAGGCCGCCAGTGCTGGAGTAGAGGTCGATGTGCGTGAGTTCCATCACGTCTCGGCATAGGAGGATTCGTCGTTCTCGGCTCCTGACTGGTCTACGAACCGCCGCTATCCCCTGACAAGGAGCTTTTCTTCAGCGAGAGAGCGTGGAAGGCCCCTTACGATGTTGACTTCGTCTCCGTGGTTGATGACCGCCTCCTGGTCGCTAGCGATTTGGGTCGAACATCATGCAGAAGCCGGGGTCTATCAGCGATGGGAATGCACGACTGCGTCGCTCAGGTGGTCACAGCGATGGGGCGCTACTGGCGGAGCGTTGGTGAGCTTTCACTCTTTTGAACTTTGCGACACATATAGAGCCGGTACTCAATGATGACGGGCCCATGACGGAGCGCGCCGACGCTAGCGGTAGCGAGTACCACCATGATCGCTTCGGGACCATAGGCGACCGAAGTGAGGGCATCAAGCGAGAGTGCAGGAAGGCCCGAAAACGTCGAAAATCTCTTCCAATTGCATCTCATTGGAGCGAAAGGGTCTCCCAATGATGAGCCTGTATGCTTTGCTGGCGATGCGGCTTTGCCCAGTTTTCACCGGAGGGACGAAGGGCGGCAAACTCTCTGGCATAGCCAGACTCTAGTGGGGTAGGAAATTTGCATCGTTACCCGCGACGGTGTCGGCCAGCATCTAGTAGCACGCTCGCTGGCTAGACGACCACCCGGATATGTCGTCGTGCGCGGATCATCGCCTTGCGCTCCAACTCGTTGCGCCCACCCCAGATGCCCCTGGATTCACCCTTTGCCAACGCCCACTCAAGACAGTCCTGCTGGACCGGGCAGCCATGGCAGACGCGTTTTGCTTGGTTCTCTCGCAGGCGACGTTCTCCTGGTGCCTCACCCCTTGGCTCATCAGGCGGGAAAAAGAGGTTTAATCCCCAACCTCGACATGAAGCCTGATCCCTCCAGTTTTCGCCTGTCATGTTTCCCCCCATGGTTAGCGAATCGCCGCCTCTCGGCCATTCTGATCAGCATAGAAGCTTTTTGCACGAAAAGTCAAGCTGGAGGAGTGTTCATTAATCGAGGTGATCGCGCCTAAGGTGAGAGGGGTGCAGACAGCGAAGGCGCGCATCATACTCTCAGAGCTTATTGGCGATCCCCGCTTGGTACTCGTGACCGGCAAGGGTGGGGTGGGTAAGTCAAGTGTGGCTCGTCTCATCGCTCTTGTCGCCCAGACGGCGGGTCTGAAACCCTTGCTGGTGCTCTTCGACGAATTTGGTGGTGAATCAGACGGCATTGAACAGGTCATCCTCCTCCCGGATGCCGTGATGTTGGAGTATCTTGAGACCCATGGCTTTGGTCCCTTAGCCCAGCGCCTGTTGAAGTCCGGTGTCATCGATGCCGTCTCGACGGCGATCCCCGGCATCCGGGACTTGTTGGTGTTGGCGAAGATCAAGCAGTTGGTGAACTCTGGCATCTATGATCTTGTTCTCGTGGACGCGCCCGCGTCTGGCCATCTGCTTTCATTGTTGTCATCGCCTGATGGACTCGGTGCGATAGCGACCGATGGGCCGATCGCTTCGCAGAGTGCCGACGTCATCGCTCTGTTGCGGGATCAGGAGTTGACCGGGGTTGTACTGGTGACGTTGCCGGAGGAGACCCCAGTGCAGGAGACGAGTGAGGTCTACACCAACTTGACAACGTTGCTAGCTACCCACGTACTCTCTTGTGTCGTCAACAGGATGCCCGCGATGGTGCATCGACTTGACGATCTGATGCCAGGTTCGGCCGAAGACCGTGCGAATCAGTATTTGACTTCGCGTTCGGACTTTGCGCAGGCTCAGGTCCAAGTGGTTCGTGGTCTGCTCCCCGTCCCTGTCTTTGAGTTTCCCTTTGTGGAGGACGCCACGCAACCAACGAAAGCAGCGAAGTATCTTTTTGATCAGGCAGATCGATGGGAGATACAGTGACGGATCTTCTCGACGCCATCGACTCCAAAGAGACGCTGGTCTGTATTGGTCCAGGCGGTGTCGGCAAGACCACCAGTGCGGCGGCGGTCGGACTCTTGCTGGCAAGGACGGGTCGCAACGTCTGTGTGTTAACGATCGACCCGGCACGGCGCCTCGCCTCCGCGCTTGGTCTTGACCGGGTCGGCAACGAGCCGGTGCTTGCCAGCGAGGATATCCCCAACTACTGGGTGGCGATGCTTGACCCAAAGCAGACCTTTGACGCGATGATCGCTCGTTACTCCTCTTCGGAGGCCCAGGAGAAGGAGATTGTCGAGAATCCTGTGTACCGTAATCTTGTAACACGGTTGTCGGGCACGCAGGAGTACATGGCCTTTGAGCGGCTTTGGGAACTCAGGGAGAGTCAGCGTTTCGACACGATCATTGTCGATACCCCACCCGCCCAAGCGGCGATCGATTTCTTGCACGCTCCGAGTCGGCTCGCGGGATTTTTGGATAACCGCGTCTTCAAATTCATGCTGAAGCCTCCACCTCTTTACTTGCGGCCGATTGCGATGGCGACGCGTGGCCTCGTCAAACAGATCGCAAGTGTGGTAGGGGCCGATGTCGTCAACGACACCATGAGCTTCTTCCAGGCCTTTTCCGGGATCGAAGAGGGATTCCGTGAGCGAGCGCTGAGGACGAGTGAGTTGCTCGCATCGGAGGCGACGAGTTATCTGTTGGTCTCCTCGCCGGCACCTGACTCGCTGGCTGCAGGAAGCCGAATGGTGGAGCTTCTGCAGGGGATAGGGCATGAGGTCAACAGCGTGCTGATCAACCGCATGACGCCAACCTATGCGTCGGATCCGTCCGATCCGAACGCGCCAGCACAGGCCCGTGCAGACCTAGAACGGCTGGTGCGTATGCGCGCACACGAGGGCTTGGCGATCAAGTCATGGGGGCTCGATCTCGCGCTCGGTGGATTCTATTTTCTTGAGGATCTCGCGAGTGATGTCTCGAACCTTGCGGCGTTAGCAGAGGTGGCCGATGCAATGCAACACTGTGCTTTGGTACCCTTCGCAGTCCCCGAGTAGGCTAGTGAGCCATGGCAACCATTCTTCTTGTCACTGATTCACCTGAGCTCGAAGAGGAGCTCGCATCGACCCTTGACGCTGATGAACATACGCTCTACGCTGTGTCAGCGGGCAGAGCAGTCCGAGATGCCGCTACGGAGATCCAACCCGACGTCGTGGTCCTGGATTCACAGATCGGTTCGATGGGTGGGATCGCCGTCTGTATTGATCTTCGTCTAGAGGCGGATGCGGGCCGTTTGGAGCCGACGCGAATCATTTTGCTCCTCGATCGGAGAGCTGATGTTTTTACCGCTAAGCGTTCCGGGGCGGATGGTTATCTCGTGAAACCCTTGAATCCGCTCATGGTGGTAGATGCCGTGGAGGCGGTGCTCGATGGGAACCTTTTCCTCGACAACTCATATCAACCACTGGACAGTAGTCGCGAGGTTGAAGAAGCCTCTACACTGGTAGCTGACGGGAAGTAGCGCAGCTTGGCAGCGCGCAGCGTTCGGGACGCTGAGGTCGCGGGTTCAAATCCCGCCTTCCCGACCATATGAGTACTGCTCCGTTGCGCTTGGCCTCCACGGTGATGTTGGTGCGCGATGCTCCTGCAGGTTTTGAGGTCCTTCTCCTGCGGAGGAACAAAGATCTCGCGTTCGCCGGAGGTGCTCATGTTTTCCCGGGCGGATCGGTGGATGCGGGTGATGGTGATCCGACGCTTGTTGCTCGATGCGCTGGATTAGATCCCGACGAGGCTGATGCCCGACTTGGCATCACAGACGCACTTCGCTTTTACGTGGCCGCCCTTCGAGAGGCCTATGAGGAGGCGGGCATTCTCCTCGTGGCGGATGATCTCCATCGCGCTGCCACTGACGTTGAACAGCAGCTCCGGGTGGCACGGCGTGCACTCGTTGAGGGAGAACGTTCTTTTGGTGAGATCGTGCAACAACTCGATCTTGTGCTTGATGTGGGTGCGCTTATCTATGTCGCGCATTGGATCACCCCAGAGGGCGCGCCAAGGCGTTTCGACACCCGCTTTTTTCTCGCGCGCGTCCCACGCCGACAGCTGGCGACGCCGGACCGCTCCGAGATCGTAGGAGAGGTGTGGATCACGCCAGAGCGCGCCCTTGATGCGTACCATCAAGGACAGTTTGAGCTGGTTCTTCCAACCGTCAAGAACCTTGAGTTCCTCGCTTCCTTTGGTGATGTCGAGACGTTGCTCACCGCTGCGCGCGCACTGACGAGTGTCCCACCCATTCAGCCACGCTTTTACCGACGACCTGATGGCTCGGTCGCGGTCGCGCTTCCCGATACCCCAGAGTATCGTCAAGCCTCAACGACCGTTTTAGGCGCAGGAGAGGCACTGCCTACGCACCCAACTACTGGCCCGTAGGCGACGATGCCTTTAGGAACAGAGGAGTCTGTAGACCCCGATTACCCACGACTGATCGAGCTGATGCGCCCCTTGCGGGAGGGGTCAGTCACGACCACCACTCGGGTGCTTTGGGTCTTGGCTGGGCTCGGTGCTCTTGTGCAGTTCGCGGTACTACTGATCTATTCGCTCAACAAGTTCCATCACTTTGACCTGTCAGAGGACTATGGGATCGTCAATCAAGCAACGTACCTCATCGCTCGCGGCCACCTCAACCCCTTCGACACTATCTACCAGGATCAGTTCTGGCGTGATCAGTTTTCCTTGTTGGCTTGGCCACTCGGAGCGCTGCGACTCGTGGCCCGGTCTGGCATCACGCTGTTGGTCATTCAATCGCTGTCGTTGGCGGCAACGACGTTCGTACTGCTACTCGTCGCTATTCGAGTGCTACTCCGGCAGCACTTCTCCCTTGCGTGGCGGCTGGTCATGCTGGCAGGATTTGGCTTGCTGATCCTCACCGACCCTTGGCTCTATGAGACAGCGTCCTTTGACTTTCACTTCCAGTCGATCGCTGCCCTCACCCTACTCCTCGCAGTGATTGGCTTTCTCAGGCAACGACCATGGTTGGCGTGGATCATGATCGGGTTGACGTTGTTGGCGGGTACGAGTGAGATATTGCTGGTCATTGGATTGGGGTTAGGCCTTCTCCTCCTTGCACAACGGCGTGTCCAGGGTCTTCTAGTCGTTGCGGTGGGGTTGGGGTGGCTCGCCGTCGATCTCATCCTCGGAGCCCATCAATCGACGACCTTTGCGCTCAGTTATGGCTATCTCAGTCAGGTCCACCGCCAGAACCCTTCGTTGATGGCAATTATCGAAGGGGTGCTGGCGCATCCTGGTCTCCCTCTTCATGTCCTCGCTTCGCGACACAGTGCCATCGGTGAGATTCTCGGGTATTCAGGGGTGCTCGGTGTGCTCTTTGGACCGGCCACCATGGTCACCCTGCTAGCGATTGGGGCGAATGGCCTGCAACATTCCGCTGCCTTTCTCTCCTTGCAATCCGGAGGTTTTCAGAACTTTCCAGAGGTCGTGCTGCTTGAGATGGGTACGGTGCTGATGGGCACGTGGTTATTGGCCCGCTTACGGTCCTCGCCACGGTGGGTTCGATGGCCCCTTGGCGGGGCGATGGGTGTTGTGGTCGTGATGATTGCAGCTCTCGGCATCGACGTCGATCGAGGAATTCCCCCACAGTGGTTGACCGTTCCTCCACGTGTTGCGGCGCAGCTACAGACGGTCGCGATCCCAGCCGATGATGAGGTAGTCGTATCGGAGGGCATCGTCGGTAGATTCGCCGATCGAGCCGATGTCTTTGCGATCTTTGCTCGTGATCAACATTTTCAGGCCTGCAGTTCCACGATCTTTGTGGTGGTAGCGGCGCGCAACGGATTCGAGATTGACCCACCGATACGGAGTGCCGGTATCGTGCGTGACCTCGATAACGACCATGACGCTATTATGCGGCTCCGCGACCCGCAGGTCCATGTCTACGAACTCCAGCGGCAACCCGTGGGTGCTTTTCTCTCCTTCTCGTCGGCGAGAGGTGTCAAGGTGAGTCGGGTGCCCGCCTTTGGTGATGAGCGCTGCACCGATGAAGATGGGGCGGCGCTCTCGTAGGGATCCCAGGATGCCTTGGGACCCGGCGGCCGCGGGATCCAGATTGACTCAGCGCCGGTGTGCAAACTATTCACCGATCGTTTGCTCGTTGTTTACTGAGCCTTGGGGAGCGGTTCACGGTCGCTCGGTAGCTTCGAGACAATGATGCAACGTAATCGGTTCTCCCGAGTTCTCAAGGTTGGTTTAGCACTAGCAGGAGCGGCGAGTGTGCTCGCAGCGTGCGGCTCAAGTTCGACGGCGTCCACCTCATCGACGACCAAGACCGCTGCCAAGACCCCCGTGGTGCCGTTGGTGGTCTACGGGGCTGAAGGCTACGCACCGGCGGTGGCCAAGGGGTTTCAGCAAGCGACGGGGATTCCGACGGAGATGGTCAACCATTCAACCGGTACCCTTTTGGCGAAAATATCGGCAGAGGCAGAGAACCCTCAGTGGGGCGTCTTCTGGTCTGATGGCTCGGACGCCTATGCGGCCCTCGATCAACAGCACTATTTGTTGCGTGGTTTCGAACCGACGACTGGGACGCTGACGTCCCTAGGCAAATCGTTGGTTCCTGCTGACGGGAGTTATATCCCGACCGGGATTACGATCGCCGCTGCCTATGTCTATAACTCCAAGGTCACCAAGAATCCGCCAACCTCGTGGAGCAGTCTGCTGACGCCCGCCTGGAAGGGTGCTATCGGGATGAACAACCCAGCGATTTCGGGTCCAACCTATACGGCGGTCGCCTCCATCATGCAACAACAGGGTGGCGTCACGCAAGGTGAAGCCTATTTCAAGAAGCTCGCGGCCAACGGACTTCACATCTACTCGACCAATAAGGTAACGCTCCATGCGCTGCTGGCCGGAGCGATCAAAGTGGCGTTGGTGCAGAACTCCGCTGGTATTGGGTTTGCATTCACCTCCCCAGATCTGAAGGTCGCTTATCCCGACAAGTCAGCGCTACTTCCTGGCGTGATCGGCATCGACGGTAAGGCTCCAAAGGCGGAGATTGCTGAGGCGAAAAAATTTGCCGACTTTGTCTACAGCCCCAAGGGTCAAGCGCTGATGCTCAGCGGTGATCCTCACGGCGATTCGCTCTTTTACCCCATTATCGAGGGGACAAAAGCGCATTCAGAGGTTCCGAACTTGAAGAATATTCCTACGGACTATCCGAATCCGATCGTGTGGGGTTCTCGCGAGGCCACGATTAACGCTTGGTTCACCAACAACATCGTTCAGTAGGTAGTGGTGGTAGCACTTATTGAGCGACCGATCGAACAGCCCGAGCGCTACGAGCGCTCGGGCTCGGTCCTTTCAAGGTGGCTGGGCCGCCTTGCTGAGTTCTTGGGGTGGCCAATCTTTTGGGTGGTGCTCGTTGTTGTACTGCTCGTCCCGACCGCCTGTTTCTTGATCCTGGCCGTCTCACCCCGTCTCTTTGACCAAGGAAGTGCATGGTTTACGGTCAACGCCTTCCGCGAAGCCCTTACCGGTGTCACGTTGCAAGGGATGGCGGACTCGCTGGTGGTTGGGATCCTCGCGGCACTCTTGGCGGTCGCGTTTGCAATCTTGTTGGCTTGGTTGCTCCAGCGTACCAATGTGGGTGGCCGGAGATTATGGTCCATCTCGATCTGGGCGGTCCTCTTAGTGCCGAGTTATATCATCGCTGTGGGTTGGCAGGTGGTGCTTGGACAGGGAGGGGTGTTGGCGGCGGTCGGTCTGTATAGCCCGATCTACACCAAGATCTTCTTCGGCCCTGTCGGCT
Above is a window of Ferrimicrobium sp. DNA encoding:
- a CDS encoding ArsA-related P-loop ATPase, whose protein sequence is MQTAKARIILSELIGDPRLVLVTGKGGVGKSSVARLIALVAQTAGLKPLLVLFDEFGGESDGIEQVILLPDAVMLEYLETHGFGPLAQRLLKSGVIDAVSTAIPGIRDLLVLAKIKQLVNSGIYDLVLVDAPASGHLLSLLSSPDGLGAIATDGPIASQSADVIALLRDQELTGVVLVTLPEETPVQETSEVYTNLTTLLATHVLSCVVNRMPAMVHRLDDLMPGSAEDRANQYLTSRSDFAQAQVQVVRGLLPVPVFEFPFVEDATQPTKAAKYLFDQADRWEIQ
- a CDS encoding extracellular solute-binding protein, which produces MMQRNRFSRVLKVGLALAGAASVLAACGSSSTASTSSTTKTAAKTPVVPLVVYGAEGYAPAVAKGFQQATGIPTEMVNHSTGTLLAKISAEAENPQWGVFWSDGSDAYAALDQQHYLLRGFEPTTGTLTSLGKSLVPADGSYIPTGITIAAAYVYNSKVTKNPPTSWSSLLTPAWKGAIGMNNPAISGPTYTAVASIMQQQGGVTQGEAYFKKLAANGLHIYSTNKVTLHALLAGAIKVALVQNSAGIGFAFTSPDLKVAYPDKSALLPGVIGIDGKAPKAEIAEAKKFADFVYSPKGQALMLSGDPHGDSLFYPIIEGTKAHSEVPNLKNIPTDYPNPIVWGSREATINAWFTNNIVQ
- a CDS encoding DUF2079 domain-containing protein; protein product: MPLGTEESVDPDYPRLIELMRPLREGSVTTTTRVLWVLAGLGALVQFAVLLIYSLNKFHHFDLSEDYGIVNQATYLIARGHLNPFDTIYQDQFWRDQFSLLAWPLGALRLVARSGITLLVIQSLSLAATTFVLLLVAIRVLLRQHFSLAWRLVMLAGFGLLILTDPWLYETASFDFHFQSIAALTLLLAVIGFLRQRPWLAWIMIGLTLLAGTSEILLVIGLGLGLLLLAQRRVQGLLVVAVGLGWLAVDLILGAHQSTTFALSYGYLSQVHRQNPSLMAIIEGVLAHPGLPLHVLASRHSAIGEILGYSGVLGVLFGPATMVTLLAIGANGLQHSAAFLSLQSGGFQNFPEVVLLEMGTVLMGTWLLARLRSSPRWVRWPLGGAMGVVVVMIAALGIDVDRGIPPQWLTVPPRVAAQLQTVAIPADDEVVVSEGIVGRFADRADVFAIFARDQHFQACSSTIFVVVAARNGFEIDPPIRSAGIVRDLDNDHDAIMRLRDPQVHVYELQRQPVGAFLSFSSARGVKVSRVPAFGDERCTDEDGAALS
- a CDS encoding WhiB family transcriptional regulator encodes the protein MTGENWRDQASCRGWGLNLFFPPDEPRGEAPGERRLRENQAKRVCHGCPVQQDCLEWALAKGESRGIWGGRNELERKAMIRARRHIRVVV
- a CDS encoding ArsA-related P-loop ATPase, which encodes MTDLLDAIDSKETLVCIGPGGVGKTTSAAAVGLLLARTGRNVCVLTIDPARRLASALGLDRVGNEPVLASEDIPNYWVAMLDPKQTFDAMIARYSSSEAQEKEIVENPVYRNLVTRLSGTQEYMAFERLWELRESQRFDTIIVDTPPAQAAIDFLHAPSRLAGFLDNRVFKFMLKPPPLYLRPIAMATRGLVKQIASVVGADVVNDTMSFFQAFSGIEEGFRERALRTSELLASEATSYLLVSSPAPDSLAAGSRMVELLQGIGHEVNSVLINRMTPTYASDPSDPNAPAQARADLERLVRMRAHEGLAIKSWGLDLALGGFYFLEDLASDVSNLAALAEVADAMQHCALVPFAVPE
- a CDS encoding DUF4258 domain-containing protein, with translation MGQFVYRIHAIQRMFERQIQRSVVEAVVDSGTTIESYPEDTPYPSRLVLGWDRGRPMHVVVADDLEDDETVVTTVYLPDPMRWNASSSRRLQ
- a CDS encoding type II toxin-antitoxin system MqsA family antitoxin: MKCAICKSGKLEEGVTAVTVERGGTLVVFRRVPARICPNCGESYLEAAVVDAVCQAGDEAASAGVEVDVREFHHVSA
- a CDS encoding response regulator, translating into MATILLVTDSPELEEELASTLDADEHTLYAVSAGRAVRDAATEIQPDVVVLDSQIGSMGGIAVCIDLRLEADAGRLEPTRIILLLDRRADVFTAKRSGADGYLVKPLNPLMVVDAVEAVLDGNLFLDNSYQPLDSSREVEEASTLVADGK